From the Companilactobacillus ginsenosidimutans genome, the window TTCTGGAACTGGTGCTAAATATCACGCTAAGACAGTTGTCTTAACAGCTGGTACAGCCTCACGTGGAAAAATTATTATTGGTGAGTTGATGTATTCATCAGGCCCCAATAACTCAATTCCTTCAATCAAGCTTTCAGAAGACTTGGAAAAACATGGCTTCAAGTTAGCTCGATTCAAGACTGGTACACCTCCACGTGTTAACAAGAACACTATCAATTTCGATGAAACAGAAGAACAACCTGGGGATGAAGAACCTAATCATTTCTCATTTGAGACTCCAGATGCTCAATATTTGAAGGATCAAATTTCTTGTTGGATGACATATACCAATGCCAGAACTCACAAGATTATCCGCGATAATCTCGACCGTGCGCCAATGTTTTCAGGTGTCATTGAAGGTGTTGGACCTCGTTACTGCCCTTCTATTGAAGATAAGGTTGTCCGTTTTGCTGACAAGCCTCGTCACCAAATTTTCTTGGAGCCAGAAGGTCGCGATACTCAAGAATATTATGTCGGTGATTTCTCAACTTCAATGCCTGAAGAAATTCAATTAAAGATGGTTCATTCGGTTGCCGGACTTGAAAATGCACAATTGATGCGTCCAGGCTACGCAATTGAATATGATGTTGTTGAACCTTGGCAATTGAAGTTAAACATGGAAACTAAAGTTATTCAAAACCTATTTACTGCTGGTCAAATGAACGGAACTTCTGGATATGAAGAAGCTGCTGGACAAGGAATTATGGCTGGTATTAACGCCGCATTACGTGCCCAAAATAAAGATCCATTCATCTTGCGTCGTGATCAAGCCTATATCGGCGTTATGATTGATGACCTTGTAACGAAGGGTACTAATGAGCCATATCGTCTATTAACTAGTCGTGCTGAGTATCGTTTGATCCTCCGCCACGATAACGCTGACGAAAGATTAACAAAGCTCGGTCATGACTTAGGATTGATTAACGATGACCGTTATGAAAGATTTGTTGATAAGTGGGACGCCGTTACACATGAAATGCATCGTCTTGAAAAAACAATGATTACGCCAAAAATGGCCGAACCATTCTTGAGTTCATTGGGATTGAAAGGCTTAAAAGATGGAATTCTCGCTGATCGTTTCCTAAGAAGACCAGAGGTACATTACGCTGATATCGTTGCCATGATTGGTGAAGGTGGAGCCGATGTTGATCGTCGTGTTAAGGAACAAGTAGAAATTCGAGTTAAATATGACGGCTATATTAAGAAAGAACAAATGAAGATTGACCGTCTTAAGAAGATGGAATCTAAGAAGATTCCAGAACGTCTTGATTATACGAAGGTTAATGGATTGGCAACTGAGGCTGTTCAAAAGCTCAGCAAGATCAATCCAGAAACAATTGCCCAAGCTAGCCGTATTAGTGGTGTTAACCCAGCTGACATTGGTATCTTGAGTGTTTATATTGAACAAGGAAAAATTGCTAAGACAGCAATGTAAAGATTTAGTAGTCGATCATTTTAGTTAAATGATTGACTATTTTTTCGTATAAAGTGATGATTTAATATAAAAAATTATAAAATTACATGTAAAATGTTATGATATATGTATCCGTGGAAAAGCATCCAATCAGCTTTCTCACTATATATTTAGCGAACAAATATCAGATGATCATTTTCAATTTTTTTAGGGGGCAGGATTTATGAAACACAAAATATTGAGCCTATTATTAGCTTTGGCGCTCATATTCCCAGTTCTTGGTAGTTTGTACAGTACAACTGATGCACAAGCAGCCTGGACTGACACAGCACTAAACGTAACAATTCATTCTAGAAATGTTTCAGGTTTATCGATCTATGATGCAAATGGAAATGTGATTCCAAATGCAACTGTAACTCCAAATAAAGACTTTGCATCAACTTCTGCACGTCGTGATACTACAAGTGGTAATGTTTTCTACAAAATTGCTGACAATCAATATTTGAGTTCACAAGAAGTTCTTCCTGGTATTCCAAATCTTGTCGTTAACTCTATTAGCTCTATTGTTACTACTAAGGCTGGAGATACTCCTCTTTATGATGGTAATGGTGTTTTGGTTGATGGTGAGTCAGTTAAGGGTGATGGTTCTTGGTTTACTAACAAACAGGTTATTAATATTGAGAACGGTTCTACTTTTTATCAGATATCACCTAATCGCTATATTAGTTCTGATTATATTACTGGGTATTATGCTGGGTAAGATGGTTTGTGGTTCACTGCCGCATGGATGTTCCGTACGACGGGCGGCGGAACGCCATGGGTTGAAAAGTAGCCAAAGTGCGGTCTACTTTTACAACCCTTCACTAACCTCGCCTTTATGGCCGAGCTAAGTGAAATTTCACGGCTGGCTCGCCCGTCGTACTCCACATCCATGCTGGGGTTGAGTTAATTCAAATACCCCTCCATCTTTTTTTTAGTTGGATGCAGTCATTTGCGGACTCCTGTTTTGGTGGATATTCTTTTCTTTTATTTTTTAAATTTAATGCAGCCATTTGTGTTTTTTATTTGGCTGGTAAAAACAAAAATAGATATCTCTTTGGCCTGTTGGCTTTGAGATATCTATTTTTTTGTATCATTTTGTGTTTTGTTTTATGGATTCCGTTTCGCTTATCCATTTGTTTTGTTGAGTTTAGAGGTTGTCGCCGTTTGCTCTTAATAACTCACCTAATGATGGTTGTTATTTTGTGTCTCATGTTAAGCAATGACGGGTAAGGAGGATTCTAATAATGATAAAATTATTATTTCAACATGTACTGAACTGAATAGGCAACTAGAATGTAAGCCCAAAGGTAATCTGATCCCAAAAACATAGTTGGAATCAGAATAATTAGTGAGCAAATGATTGCAACAATCACAAAGTGGAGTTTTTCATTCATTCTTTTCATCCTTAATGTGAACTATTGCCAACCAGCATTTCCAGTCCATATTCCCGCAAAGTAATTATAATCAAACCAAATCCCACTTTTAGCTGCTCCTGCCACTAAACCGAATCCTGCACAAACTTTAGACACAATAGGTTCTGGAACAAATAATCCATCAATAGCTACTCCTAAACCAAGTTGATGTAGTGTATCTTTTGATAACCAAACTCTTGCATAGTTCCAGTAAAACTTGATATCGGTTTTACCATTTGATCTTGCAATGTTCTGCTTGATTGAGTGGCTTATTCCTTGTCCATCCACTGCGGTAACAGTTCCAATGGTTGAATCTTTTTGAGTTTCCTGAATTTTTTCGTTGGTTAATGCAATGTTCTCTTTTATGTAATCTGCGACTTTTACTGATAATGTATTCAAATATCCTTGACTAACAGAATAACTATTTGAAGCTGAATCAAAAATTACGTGTTTGCTAATCTCTTTGTCCTGTAGTTCTGTATTCTTAATGCTTCTTTCGGTAGGTATCTCGTCAGCCTTAACGTTTATTGCATTTACTGACACACTTCCAACTGTAAGTGCAATTGCTAAACCAACGCCTAATTTCTCAATAGATCTTTTCATAATATCCCCCAAGAATATGTATTTGAAAATCCTGATAGAACCTCAGAGCAATTGTTACAAAAACTGTGAAGTCAATTTATTATTAACTTCGATAATTAGTATATCATTAAAAGTTAAATCAAACTTTAACATTTTTGTAAAGTTTATGTAAATCCAAGCTACATCTTTACCGACAATGTTAATAGGTATAAATAAATGAGTATAGTGAATGAATTTCTTTGGTCTGTTTCATGGCTAATTAGACGTTAAAATTCACATACTTTTTAGATTTTCAGATTAAAGTTCCAATATAAATTTTCAAAACAATCGAATCAAACTAACTCCTGCTATCATGACTAATATTCCAATTATCTGTATTGGCGTTATGGGGTTCTTGTTTGATTCTAATAATCCAAATTGATCTACTAATAGACTTCCGGTCATTTGGCCTACTAAGATTATTACTACTGCTAGGCCAGTTCCTAGGATTGGTACTAGGTAGGTATTTCCGAATACGAACAAGGCTCCTATTATGCCTCCTATCCACATCCACCATGGATTTCCGGTTGTTGATTTTTGTATTTGTAGTTTGGGATGCAGGATTAGGTTTAATACTATTAAGGTCAAGGTTCCTACTAGAAATGAGATGAAGGCTGCTTTTACTGAGGAATTTAGGACTACTCCTAAATGTCCATTGATGGCTGTCTGGGAGGCTCCTAACATTCCTGCTACTATTCCTAACGTTCTCCAGATCCAGAGTCCTTGTGACTTTGGTTCGTCGATGTTTTGTTTGTGGAATTTACGGATTATGGTGTCCATTCCCACGATAAAAATTACTCCTAGGATTACTAAGATTGCTCCGAAGGTTCTTGTGATTGTGAGGGATGCTTGTTTTGATTGGAATAATCCGAAGTTATCTATTACTAGTCCCATGATTATTTGGCCTAATATGGGAAAAATTACCGTCTGTACGCTTCCTAATTTGGGAAACAGTAAGATGTTAGAGGTTAGGTAAATTACGCCTAGGAAGCCTCCTATCCAAATCCATATGGGCTGACTACTAAATAAGTTTGATGAAAAAAATATTGTGTGATTAATAAATAACGTTATTAATGCTAAAAAAATTGTTCCCAAAGCAAACGATGTTAATGATGCTAAAAATGGTGATCCTAATGACACTTTTAGTCTTGCGTTGATGCTGGTTTGCATGGGTAGACCAATTCCGATTATTACGCCAATAATTACTGCTAACATTTTTTCACCTCAATATGTTCAAGTGATTTCAGTATAGCGCAAAAAAAAGACCTCTTGTCGAGGTCTTTTTCTAGTTATCCATACGGATTATTTCGGGATCCTTGGTTACATAATCTCCAACGTGTGCTAAAAATTCTTGGAAATGTGCTGTGCCATTATGTGATTCAACGGCTGCGGCATCCTTCCAGTGTTCGATGATTTCGTATTCATCATCTGTTCCGAGTTTTTTGAAGTGTCCGTAATCTAGGTTACCAGCTTCTGCTAGTGAACCTTGGACTAATTTATCGATAAATGCTTCGTATTCTGATTCTTTTCCTGGTTTAACTGACAAGCTTACGTTAATAACTTTCATGCCACACACTCCTCATTTTAATTGTTAAGTCTAGTATATCGCTTTAATCGTTAATTTTCTCACTAACTTCACGACGTTTTTTCAGAGCGGTTTTTCCATAATATACACCGTAGCAAATTGCGATGAACGGAATCATGTAGAACAGGGCACTACGCTGATTTGGATCGAAGACGATGAGGAAACATGACAGTAAACTCATAATAAAAGCTGCCCATGGCACGACTGGATACCAAGGAGTTTTAAATTTTAATTCGGAAACCTTATGTCCAGACTTAATGAATTGTTTACGAAAATTGATTTCTGACAAGGCAATTGCCATCCAGACGATAACAACTGCTAATCCGGAGATTGATACTAGTACCAAGTAGACAGTCGAAGCTGCTACAACACTGGAAACAAGTGCTAGAATTCCTCCGACCATGCTGACGCATAAAGCTATCATAGGCACATCGTGCGAATTAGTTTTAGCATATTTAAGTGGAATCATGCCTTCATGTGCCAAGGACCATAGCATTCTTGTTGAGGCGTATAGTCCGGAGTTTGCTGCCGACAAGATTGCTGTTAAGACGACGAAGTTCATTAAATCCCCAGCGAAGGGCAGGCCAATACTCTTGAAGACGAGAACAAATGGACTTTGGTTAACACCAGCTTTTTGCCAAGGAATTAAGGCTGACATGACAACGATACTTCCTATAAAGAAGATGACCAATCGGATCAAGGTTGTATGAATTGCACGAGGCAAATTCTTAGCTGGGTCTTTAGTTTCTCCAGCAGTGATACCTATCAGTTCTGTTCCGGAAAAGGCAAAGTTAACTGTTAACATTGTCGTGAAGACGGCATTGAATCCATTGGGAAATAGTCCATCTTTATACAAGTTGGTGAACATTGGAGCATGAGAATAACCTTTAATGTGGATGACTCCGAAGATTGCTAGGAAACCAACTATTATGAAAAGGACAATCGCGATAACTTTTATACTTGAGAACCAGAACTCTGTTTCGGCGAAGAATCTGACTGAAAGAGCGTTTGAAATGAAGATGACTGCCATAAAAGCAGCACTCCAAATCCATGTGGGTGAGTGTGGGAACCATTGTTGCATGATTAATCCAGCAGCAGTGAACTCAGACCCCAAAGCAACGGTCCAAGTTAGCCAATATAAGATAGCTACTGTAAAACCAGTTCCGGGTCCGATGAATTTATCGGCGTAAACGTGGAATGAACCAGTTTCAGGCATGGCAACTGATAATTCACCTAGACATAACATGACTAAATAAACCACGATTGCTCCAATCCCATATGCGAGGATAGTTCCAATTGGTCCTGCCTCGTGGATTGTGTAACCTGAGCTTAGAAAAAGACCAGTACCAATAACTCCACCAAGAGAGATCATTAGCAGGTGGCGAGATTCCATATTTCGTTTTAGTTTAATATGTTCATTGTTTTCATTTTCCACTTACATTCACCCTACTTGAAATTTTAAAATTAAAATACTATTAAAAAAAGTTAATAATGTTTACAATATACTTCATAAAGATTTATCGCAAGACAACATTTTAGACGGAGGAGCGGTGAAAGTGACTGATTTAATTTCAGAAAACCTACAAAATAAAACCGGTTTAGTAATTGATGGTGCCATGGCAACTGAACTAGAGAAGCGTGGAGTTGATACAAACAATGATTTATGGTCAGCGACAGCTTTGATTGAAAATCCAGAAGCTATCACAGCTGTTCATAAAAGTTATTTTCAAGCTGGTGCAGACATTGCTATTACAAATACGTACCAAGCTAACATTTCAGAATTCATGAAAATGGGTATGACCAAAAAAGAAGGTCAAGATCTGATAATCAAGGCCGTTAAATTGGCAAATAAGGCAAGAGTCGATTATTTCCGTTTACTACACAAAGAGGATAGGGATGTTAGAGCTGCCCACCCACTAATTGCAGGAAGTGTTGGGCCTTATGGAGCCTATCTGGCAGATGGAAGTGAATATCGAGGAGATTATCAACTTTCAGAAAAAGAGTATTTCGACTTCCATAGATCAAGAATGCAGCTATTAGATAAGGCAGGAGTGGACCTGTTTGCTTTTGAGACACAACCAAACTTTGACGAAACAAAAGCCTTAGCGCATATGTTGAAACTAGATTTTCCAGATCAACACGCATGGATGAGCTTTAGCATCAAGGATCCAGAAACACTCTGTGATGGAACACCGTTACAACAAGCAATTAAGTACTTCAATATTTTTGACCAAATTTCAGCTATTGGGGTAAACTGCACCACATTAGAAAACATCGAACCAGCAATCAAAAATATTCGTGCAGTAACTAAGAAACCAATCGTAGTATATCCAAACAATGGAGATATCTATAATCCAGAAACAAAAACTTGGAAGGCAAATAGACAAGCAGAAACATTTACCGACCTAACACCAAAGTGGCTAGATGCAGGTGCTCAACTAATCGGGGGTGCTGTCGAACAACACCCGAAGACATACAACAAGTAGCAAACTATATCAATAAGTAACCCAATATATAGTGTTTAGACCATACGTTCCCACAATATGTTCCACATGAAACATTGTTAGCAAACTAATCATATAAAACAATCAATATCGCAATATATCATATTTGAAGTATCGATATTTTTCATAATCCAGTATGATTAAAACATAGCGTTATCGATGGTCAGGGGTATTTGCTATCAAACTCTCTCTTCTTTTTTTATTACGAAATATTCCAACTTGACCTAAAACACCCATAAAACAAGGGGTGTTTTTTTATACCATGAATTTGATCCTCAATGACCCGCGGATTAATTACGAAGTAATTAGACGTACTAGTTATGAATGTATTTCTAAACAAACAGAAGAGTAGAGAAAAACATCATCAAGAGTAGAATTTGAACCTAAGTTTCTTGAACTTCATTGAGGCTAAGGTGAGATGTTAATACAAAGAAAATCAGACTAATAAAATAATATTCAACAAAACTAAAGTGAGCAGCCACCCCACACAAAAAGAAGATGTATTGACCAGATATAGCCCGGAGGGCAGGTTCCGCGGGGGCCCAAGCCGTGGCGTTTTCCTTTGCTTGCCAAAGGGCAAGCTTAGTAAAAAACCGAGTTTTGAGATTTTCGTGCACTTCGAAAAGCTCAAAATCGTGTTCACAGCGACCACGGCCCCCGCGGAACCTGACCGCAGGGAGGCAGTGAACCCACTCAACAAAACAACCAAAACAAACACTTGCCTTAGACCACACTCGAAGGTCTACCCTAAAAACAGATAAAAAATAAAAATAATTACCAATCTGGTCTATACAACGCAAACAGCATAGCACCAACAAAAATTCACAAATAAAATGTGAAAAAGTCCAATCTGCCTAATAAATTTCTAATAATTCATTTGACAAATGTAAGCGTTTGAGTTGAAATAATTGTAAAAATAAACTGTTAAGTTACAATGAAAGCGTGACTCAAACACAATTATTATTTTTATTTTTTTAAGATTTAGGAGGAATTAGAATGGCTTACAAAACAGTTAATCCATATAACAATGAGCTTGTGAAATCATACCCTGATGCTACATCCGAGGAGATTGAAAAGGCATTAAGTACGGGACACGCATTATATAAACAATGGCGAGATGAACCAATTGCTGACCGTGCGAAAATTTTGCATAAGATTGCCGACCTCTTGAGAAAAAATGAAGATGAATTGGCAAAGATTGCCACGATTGATATGGGTAAACTTTTGAATGAATCAAAAGGTGAAGTTGAATTGTGTGCTATTATCGCTGACTATTATGCTGACAACGGTGAAGACTTATTGAAACCAACACCAATTTCTACTCAAGCAACTGGTGCTGCTGAAATTCTCCACCAATCAACTGGTGTTTTGATGATGGTTGAACCTTGGAATTTCCCTTATTACCAAATCATGCGTGTGTTTGCACCCAACTTTATCGTTGGTAATCCAATGATTTTGAAACATGCTTCAAATACACCTGGATCAGCTGCAGCTTTTGAAAAGATTGTTAAAGAATCTGGTGCCCCAGATGGTAGTTTGACAAACTTGTTCGCTAGCTACGATCAAGTTAGTGACATCATTGCAGACCAACGTGTTCAAGGTGTTGCACTAACTGGATCAAAACGTGGTGGCCAATCAGTCGCTGCTGTTGCTGGACAAAATTTGAAAAAGAATTCGATGGAATTGGGTGGTTCAGATGCCTTTGTTGTGCTATCTGATGCCGACTTAGATACTGCTGTTGACCTTGCTTGGAGAGTTCGTATCTACAACAATGGTCAAGTATGTACTTCAAACAAGAGATTTATCGTCGCTGATAATTTGTACGATGAATTCTTGGCTAAGTTAAAAGATGCTTTTGCTAAGTTGAAACCAGGCGATCCTATGGATCCTTCAACTACATATGCACCTATGAACTCAGCTCGTGCCAAGGCTAAACTACAAGGTCAAATCGATAAGGCTATTGAGGGCGGCGCAAAAGTTGCCTTCGGAAACGGGCCAGTAGACTTACCTGGTCAGTTTATTCAACCAACGATTTTGACAGATATTTCTAAAGATAACCCTGAATTCTACGACGAATTATTCGGACCAGTTGCTCAAGTATTCAAGGTGGGTAGCGACCAAGAAGCTATTGACCTTGCTAACGACTCTGAGCTTGGCTTGGGTGGTATCGTACTTTCAGGCGACCCTGCACATGGTAGAGCCGTTGCTGCCAAGATTGAAACAGGTATGGTCTTCGTAAACTCATTCCTAGTATCATTGCCAGAGCTTCCATTCGGTGGTGTTAAGGGATCAGGTTACGGCCGTGAAATGAGTCAATTAGGACTCAATGCCTTCGTAAATGACAAGCTTGTCGTAACATCACAGACACCTGACTGGGGAAATCCAGCTGGTGGACTTGCCGTCTTTGGCGGTAAATAATATAAGTAAGCATAATTTATTACTAAACTCGAAATCTGAATGGATTTCGAGTTTTTTTGATTTTATCAAGCTTTATGATGTATCCTTGATGTGAAATGTTAGCAAGCGAAGGGAAGTGTCATTATGGAGATCGACGAATTAATCGATGTACTCTACCGGTTGAAGTTGGCGGACTTGAATATGAGTGAGATGTTCAAATCTCAAACGAACTCTAATTTAACGCGATATGCGATGCTGCTGTACTTGAAGCATGGTGGAGAAATGACACAGACTCACATTCAGAACAAGTTGGAGATCAACAGTTCTGCTATCACTCGCCACTTGAAGAACCTTGAAGAAGAGGGCTTTGTAACACGTGTTCGTAACCCTCAGAATAATCGTGAGGTTATGGTAAATATCACTTCAGCGGCCGAAGGGGAAATTGCTAGTTGTAGCAAAACCCCCGCTGCAAAAAAATTTTTAAAGCTAGTATCTCAAGAATTTACTCCAGCTGAGATTGTTGAACTATCACAATTATTGCAGCGTTTGAGTGATTTAGAACTTAAGTGAGTCTCTACAAAGAGGCTCTATTTTTTTAAAATTGTTTGTGAACATATTTACAAGCAAACGCTTACGTGTTAAGGTTGACCTGTTAACAGTTGACACGTCAATTGAAATATTTGATTAGATAAAATTTTGGGAGATGTAATTATGGATGCTACAAAGAATTTAGTTAACAATGATTTCGCTGATATTATGTTGAACCGTCACTCATATAGAAAATTCAAGAGTGATGTAAAGATTTCTCGAGAAGAGATCTCAGAAATGCTTGAGGAAGCTACTACAGCCCCTTCAGCATGTAACCTTCAATCATGGCACTTTGTTGTTTGTGACAACGCTGAAGGTAAGGAAAAAGCTCATTCAGTTATGATGCCATTCAACTACCCACAGACTGATTCAAGTTCAGTTGTCATTTTCATTTTAGGTGACACACAATCACATTATAAGTATCGTGATGTTTGGAACAAGGCTTGTGACAATGGACAAATCACACCTGAAGAACGTGACAAGGTATTCAAGACATTCTTGCCATTATATGAACATGCTGATCGCCAATTCTTGGAAAAGGATGCAACTATTGATGGTGGTATTATCGCCATGCAATTGATGTTAATCGCCCGTGCCCACGGATACGAAGCAAACCCAATGTCAGGTTACAATTTTGATCAAGTAGCACCAACATTCGGTTTAGACGGTGAGCGTTTTATCCCCGTTACAGCCATTGCTATTGGTAAACCAGATGGTGACTATACTAAGTCTGTACGTTATCCAGTTAATGAAATCACAGACTTTATGTAAAAATTTAGATGGAAAAAGGACGAGATTTTCTCGTCCTTTTTTATTTGGAAAATTTTGCTGAATGTCTATTCTGCATTAAAACCGGGTTTTGAATATATTCAGAATAAATTTTGTAAAACTCATCTAAATCGTTAATGACCTTCATATTTTTGAAATAAGGATCCATATCTTGTACGGATTTGAAAGTTGGTGAATTGGTCTTTAACATGTGTGCTCCGAAATAGTTTGGCATTCCAGCTATTCGGTTGAACAGATCTTTTTTATAGTCTTCAGTAACGTCTAGCCTGTCACTGGATTTGTGGTACGCATACTCAATACCATTATAATCAAATAAAATAATTAAATGAAAGTACATAATTTCCTCCTAGTTAAGTTGTTCGTGTTCATGGCGACTATGTTCCGAATAATTTTGAATCATGTCTTGCGTGTCCCATATTTGCAATTCCCAAGGGAAATGCTTGTTTGAATCTTGAAAGTAGCAGTGTATTGCATGATAGTTTCCATCGTTTCTGTAATAGAACTTATAAAGAATTGAAGATTCCTTTAACCGGTCAAGCAGGTCAAAAATGTCATTATAATCTGGTTCGATGTTGTCTAGTATTATACGAGCGGCAAAAAAATCGTTCAATGTTTTTGATACATATTTGTGTTTGAAAAGATTATGCCTCAATTTACGATTTATCGATTCCCATTTTTTTATTCTGTATCTGAAGTTATATAAAGACTCATATTTTGAAAGTACGTTATTATCTGAACCGAAATAATCTCCCAGATCAGTTAAATATGTTGGCAATGTATGATTGGAAAAATTATCGTCAGATAATGCTTCGTCAATAGTTAGCTTTCTCAAGTTATATATTCCGTCAACAGTTGCATAATAGGACTTTGTAAATTTTAAATATTCATCTTCTAAATCTAAAACCAATTGTTCGATTGTTAATAGTGAGTCATTCAAATGAACTAGCTCCTTCACGTAATTTAATTCGTTAGAATAAATTACGCAAAAACGTCTCAAGTTCTTCCAATAGAATGAGTGTAAATCGTTATATATATTTGGATAATATGCCTATCAATTTACTTGCTAGTCATCAAGATACTTTCTCTTACTTAATTTTTCAAACGTAGAATCAAACTTATCTACGTATTGAAGATAATATTTAAAAAATTCATCCTCACTTTCAATAGGAATTATATTTGTAAGTATTGATCCATAACTTGAACTGAGTGAAATGTTGGACTGTCCGTAGTTAAGTCATGCAATCCGACAGGCTTTCTGTTTTCCACTTGTGAAATTTTATCAAACAGTGATTTTTCGACAGCATCAATATCTGATTGTTTTAAACTCGAAGCATGGTATGCATAAGACTGTTTATCTACATCAATTAATACAATAAAATGCATATATTTTTTCGTCGTTATCAGTCCAATCTTAATGTGCCAAGTATAACAGATATATGTAACGACGTTATGTCAGTGCTGAACGAATTTGAAAAAAACGACTAACAATCTCAGATTGTTAGTCGCCTATTTTTAGTAGTTATTCTTTTTTATATAATCACGTGCCCAAGCTAACATTTTTTCGTCTTCTTCAGCATCTTGTGATGTTAAAATTTTTGGACCATCGTCAGTAATAGCAAGTGTATGCTCGTATTGAGCTGACCAGCTACCATCGGCTGAAACGTAATAGATCCAAGGGTCGTTGACGTCTTTAACTTCACGGTCAGCAATTTCCCATGTTCCTTCGTTGATCATTGGTTCGATGGTAATTGTCATTCCAGCTTTAAGACGTAGTCCCTTGCCTTTTTGACCATAGTGCATAACGTCAGGTTTTTCGTGCATTGTTGGCTGGATTCCATGACCAATTAGGTCACGAACATCGCCATAATCATGTTTGTTTTCTGTGAAGTCTTGGATGGCGAAACCGATGTCACCTAAGCGATTGCCAACGACACTTTGGGCAATTCCTAGGTACAATGACTTTTTAGTAACATCCATCAAGTCTTTTGTTTGTTGACTAGGAGTTCCAACAGCGTAACTCCAGCAAGAATCACTTTCGTAACCATCTTTGTTAACAGTCATATCGACTTTAACGATATCGCCGTCTTTAAGGATTAAATTACGACGTGGAGTACCATGAGCCACTTCATCGTTAACATCGACGCAGGTGGCATATTTATAGC encodes:
- a CDS encoding NAD-dependent succinate-semialdehyde dehydrogenase, which gives rise to MAYKTVNPYNNELVKSYPDATSEEIEKALSTGHALYKQWRDEPIADRAKILHKIADLLRKNEDELAKIATIDMGKLLNESKGEVELCAIIADYYADNGEDLLKPTPISTQATGAAEILHQSTGVLMMVEPWNFPYYQIMRVFAPNFIVGNPMILKHASNTPGSAAAFEKIVKESGAPDGSLTNLFASYDQVSDIIADQRVQGVALTGSKRGGQSVAAVAGQNLKKNSMELGGSDAFVVLSDADLDTAVDLAWRVRIYNNGQVCTSNKRFIVADNLYDEFLAKLKDAFAKLKPGDPMDPSTTYAPMNSARAKAKLQGQIDKAIEGGAKVAFGNGPVDLPGQFIQPTILTDISKDNPEFYDELFGPVAQVFKVGSDQEAIDLANDSELGLGGIVLSGDPAHGRAVAAKIETGMVFVNSFLVSLPELPFGGVKGSGYGREMSQLGLNAFVNDKLVVTSQTPDWGNPAGGLAVFGGK
- a CDS encoding MarR family winged helix-turn-helix transcriptional regulator, whose amino-acid sequence is MEIDELIDVLYRLKLADLNMSEMFKSQTNSNLTRYAMLLYLKHGGEMTQTHIQNKLEINSSAITRHLKNLEEEGFVTRVRNPQNNREVMVNITSAAEGEIASCSKTPAAKKFLKLVSQEFTPAEIVELSQLLQRLSDLELK
- a CDS encoding nitroreductase family protein, with translation MDATKNLVNNDFADIMLNRHSYRKFKSDVKISREEISEMLEEATTAPSACNLQSWHFVVCDNAEGKEKAHSVMMPFNYPQTDSSSVVIFILGDTQSHYKYRDVWNKACDNGQITPEERDKVFKTFLPLYEHADRQFLEKDATIDGGIIAMQLMLIARAHGYEANPMSGYNFDQVAPTFGLDGERFIPVTAIAIGKPDGDYTKSVRYPVNEITDFM
- the map gene encoding type I methionyl aminopeptidase, yielding MITLKSEREIKGMRESGKVLAGVHLGLRDMIKPGLTAYDIEVFANDYILEHGATPSEKGFEGYKYATCVDVNDEVAHGTPRRNLILKDGDIVKVDMTVNKDGYESDSCWSYAVGTPSQQTKDLMDVTKKSLYLGIAQSVVGNRLGDIGFAIQDFTENKHDYGDVRDLIGHGIQPTMHEKPDVMHYGQKGKGLRLKAGMTITIEPMINEGTWEIADREVKDVNDPWIYYVSADGSWSAQYEHTLAITDDGPKILTSQDAEEDEKMLAWARDYIKKNNY